The Hevea brasiliensis isolate MT/VB/25A 57/8 chromosome 9, ASM3005281v1, whole genome shotgun sequence nucleotide sequence TCGTTCCTTTCAAAAATTGATGATGAgcttgcttcttttttttttcttcccttcCTTAAGTTTGGTGTCAGCTTGTTGTATGGAGAATTAATGTAACTGAGATTTCTAGTAGAAAAatgccatcttttttttttttctgaaatttCATTTAGATATCTACGAATTGTAGTTATTTTGCTAGGGTTCACGCTTCAATTAACAGAGAACCCAATTGAAAATTTATATGCATTTTAATTCTTTCGATTTTTTTATTAGCTTAATGGAAATTATATCATATCCAgggaaaaaatatatatttagtcAGATTGATGACTTCATATCTCAAGATTTTTCATGTTTCCTAACAAAACAAAGTCTCCTTGTATCACTGGTAGTTAAGATTGGTTTTTCTTTCCCTGTCTCTCTCTGCATCGGTGACAATGGCTGGAATTGGATTTTCCTGCGGGAAAAGTTTTCATTTTAGTTTATTAGATTTTGATTGTGttgaaatttcacaattttttagaaaatttcagtattttcaagtaaaagtttaattttttttcttaaaacttttttttttttttttcataacaattttattaaaatatactaattcatataaatcaCGCATACACATATATTTACTGTCGATATGAAAACTTAAAGGCTTAGCTCCACTAAGAGAGTTATCGGAGTTGGGACACACTACTCATGCATATCACTCActcttttttatttaaaaatttttttattcaaaggTAAATATATACATGTAattcaaaaatatatatattttttagtaaaattataataattttattaaatatgttaatttatataaattacgtttccatataaaaaaataattttttaaaataattttagtatTAATTTATTATAGTAGTCatatttgttttttaattttaaaagatgAGTGAAAATGTATTTTGTGAGATAAGGTATAAATCGTAGATAtacctaataattttttaaaaataatattttttaaatatattaattagataatatgaaaaattaatttaaattaaatttataataaagtattttttaaattattttttaataatatttaaaatattattaaaaaaaaggcTTCTTTTAATCCTTGAAATATGAAACGAGCCCTTTGTGATTGGACCTTGAGTTGTTGGGTCAGTCCATGGACAACACCGAAGCTCTAACCTCTGCCAGAAACATAATTATAGAATGAATGGTAAAATCATGTACTTAAACAAgctctaaaatttaaatttgaatcaataattaactcaaaatttttatttttatgataaattaaaaaatatatatatattttttttttattttcagacCTTTTTCAAAGCAATGGactaatttaactaaaaataattttttttttactaattaaactataatttttaCGTTCTGTAATTTCTTAATAAAGTTgccaaatgaaaatttttatacaAAGCCAAGATAAATAGATACAGAGCCATTGCCCACGACAAATAAGCAGCAAGATGACCAAGTACTCCAATATAGCTTGTAGTTTGAGAGCCAATATCGAAAAGGCCTTCAGAGGAAGAATACCACCGTTTACTTTTCCGATTACCACCCCGCGTCCACGACGATGGAGACACTTGATCAGTAGATAAGCTTCGCGAATAGCCAGTAAAAATagatttctcaagattttcatgTCTACTAGTTATTTGTGGCTACGTACAAGCGATGATCAAACAAATAGCCTTGAAAATTGCTTAATTCTGCCTTTCTCTCGTTGTTCAGTGCTAATGGGAGGCTACAGCAAGCTGGATTTCTCCTTCGTCTGGTACAAAACTCACTCTTTTCTGCAAATTTTTATAAACAAAACAGAGCAGGTTAACAATAATGCTTGTACATACTTGTATTAGCAATTCTTAATTAGGGCATTTACCCTAAAGTATGAGCAAAAATTTTTTTGTTTGTAGGGTAACTTTCTGGTAGGGCTGAATATTTGATTTAAACCGAAACAAACCGAATCAAatcattaaaattgaattaaccgaattactatattttagaaatcgaatcgaatcgaaatgaatgaaaatttaaactgaaccgaaccgctcTATTTCACTATAATCGGTTTGAACCGATCGATTTTTGAGTTtgaatgaattttttaatttaaatttgatttttaagttatttgatctgattttaaacttattttgaatctaataactattaattaataaaattaaataatttatatatatataattatatataatttataaattttttataaaataattcaattcgattcaattcaattaatttttttctctttaaaattaaattaaatcaaaataattaaaatttttaaaatataaaattaaattaaattaaattattttaaaaattaaattaaattattaaattaagacAATCCAATTTTATTTATTCAGTTAAATACTCACCTCACTTTCTAGAATCAAATTCAAAGGACATTATCAAGTAGAGGAAAATTGGTATATTTCCAAAGGCATTTATTATTATACCATAAATTAGCCCCCTTTATTTGACTTCATCAGCATCATTGCTCTCAAAAGTCAAATGGGTTTAACTGTTCTGTTAAGCATGAATTAGGAAGTTTTGTCATCTTCAAAACCCACTGCTCAGCCAGAATGTTTGCCATTTGTTAATAGCAATACCTAAATATTTAAATGTATATTTTTAAATAGTTAAATATATATCACTtattagatttaaatttaaatatttattttttttaaataattttttttttttaaataaagaagaaaaacatcctatattatgaataattatgaTTCAAAGTTTATGAcacttaaatataaaaataataagtatttaaaaaaaaagtaatttattaCTTCCTCTATCTCATTATAATAGatgatttagaaaaaaatttatctCACTATATTTACTATTTTAGAAAATCAAaaaagtattaattatttttttcaacttTACCCTTATCTTATATTATTACCAAtacatttatctctttttaatttcttttaatgatactataaaaatattttaattaattattaatttttttttataaaaataatgctATTTAGTCATTTCTTTAAttcttattcaaaaactttaaaaACCTATTCAAATGAAACGAAGGAATACTAACTAGAAATCATAAAGGAAGACCTAACAATAATTGATTTACTTTCAATGGcaagaagttgtaaaataatctaAATTTGAGTAAgacttaagaaaaaaaataattcatgCTCATAACCTTCTTATTATTTGTTCATTACCAATTTCTTGATTTTCCCATAATTGAGGGCCatgcatatatataaataaatataatatgagCAAGCAAGTGATGCGgaattaaattgattaaattcAAAGAAACTATCCATACCTCACGTGGTTTAATATTCTCTCCTATGCTACCAAGCTCCGGCCTCCATTGAACTTGCCCCCGATTCACGTCGGCACCGTTAACTTCACCGGAATTATCCATGAAAAGATCAACAATCTTTTCAGCCGCCTCAACTTCATTTTTGCTCTCTTCCACCAGTTTTTCAACTTGGGCCTTAGGAAGCCTCATTTTGACGCGAACTGGCCCAGGCCCATCAGGAACTTGGGTAGATAATGGTCTAGCAATAGAGAGGTCGGAAACTGATCTCCGAGAAAGCATCAGGCATTCAAGCCTATCCTTAGCACTCATCTGAATTCCTGAGCGAACCCTCCTGGTGGTCCTGCTGGGCTCTTTATTCTCTTCAGGAAACTTGGGCAATTCTACCAGGAAATATATTTTCTTCGGCTTCAATTCCTGTTCAGGCTCTAATGGTTTAGCACGGATCCCGAAATGCTTAACGGCTTCCGAATCCAGCAGAACGTGCCCTGGATAGTCCTTGACGACTTCCCAAGCCGTCACCGGAGTCTTCAACTTGAACGTTTCTCCGTCAATCTTCATCACCTTTGCCTTCCTTCCTCTGCCTATACTGTTTCCCATCTCTATCTTTCTCTGTTTCGTTCAAGAACGGCTAGCGGTAGGGTGAGAAAAAGTATTAACGCATTGGGACATTTATATACGTGAGTGATATGAGATTTCTTGTCTATTGTCTAGTAGTAGTAGCAGTAGACAGTGGGGACGGAGatgcttttttctttttttgggaGATAGGAACGCACGCACGGCTCATCCCTCAAGGTACTAATTCAAACAAATTACTACAGGATAATTAAGTTTGGTATGGTGTGTGAATATGAGGAAATTCTCtctctttttaatttttgatttataaGAAAGTCATAATCAATGTGTGAAGGGCTGAAAGCTATAAGTGTGAAATCTAAAATCCTAATTCTACCATGACAAAGttcaatatattttaaaattgttaagtttaaaatagtaataattaaaatatatttgaaaaagtgataaaaaaataagaaatttgttGTAATTAATCGATTGTTTGATGATGGAAAAATATAATTGGGTTAAACGATGATCGAGGAAACGTTATTATCAACTTATATAATTCCATTAAGCAAAGCTAGAAAGATCCTTCTCCTATCTTTTCATGAACAAAGAGAAATAATAATGGAGTGGGGCTAAGGGAGGTGTGTATGGGGACCACTCCCAAGAAAGGATAAGGGTTGAGAGAAATGGCCATTAAGTAGCTTTGTACAAAATTAATATCATGCTAATCTAAGAAGCTTAGCTCCACTTTACATCATACGCAATGCATATCCCATCAGAGAAAAACTTGCCTCTGCATATGATCCCTCATGAATTTAAGAGTGTTTGTCTTacctgtttttttttttataatatttttttgaaaataaattaagattAACTTTTCATTAGTGTTTATAAATtagtttgttatttttatttagtttttaaaatttatcacttatttaatttaatatcatttttaatgattttaataataaatatatttataaattattttctatcaAATGTGTCGGCTACttattaattacttataaatattttaattaaaaatttaattacattctaagtgtttataaatttatatgaattaattttcataagttaaatCAAACACTCTTTAAAATAcagtaaaaatttatatatatatatagtttacgTCATACTTGCAATTAGCAGTATTCTTTTTTAATAGTTAAATGGGCGTGGCTTTCatttttaatgaatattttaaATCACTGAATAGTGTTAATTTAATCAGTAaaaataaatatgaatttaaataaatatttgacTGGAGGTATATATAAAGAAAATAGATTGGGTCTAATTTCACTTTAAAAATTAACTCATAAGGAGATTTGCCCAAATTTTATATTCAACACAAAATTATTATCCCAAACAAATATTACACAACACGTCTCTCACGCCCATATATGAAATTTAGAGAGCAAGATAGACTCTGATATCATGTAGATAAAATGAATCAAATCTAATTTCACTTCAAGAATTAGCTCAAGGGAGAAAAGGTTTATCCAAATCTTATATTtagcataaaatttttattttaaatcaatGTGGGACAACAATGTATAAATTgacatgaaaatatttttaattataaatttgaaACAAATAAATCTCTTGATTCACTTATCACATATTGAACTCTTAAGAGATCTCAAACTATCATGGTTAAGATACTCTGATCTTGACATAATGCCATTAAATAAAATAGGCAAAACGTATATTTAAACTCCTGAACTTTGCTTTATATTTATAGTAAGCTCCCATATtttgcatttgatattttaagtcCTTAAACTTTCAAATTTGTTGACATTATACTCTTTTTTAACTAAAAATAAATGGATATCAATCCCAATAGATAGCAAACTCATTTTTCTTAAACAAATAGACAGGTCTCAAAAGAagtcaaaaagaaaaaaataataataaattaagtcTTTCCACCTCCTTTGCCTGCAAAGCACATTCGTGCATTGCTTGCATGAAGGCATGGCTTTATTAAGCCTAATGAAACCCCTATCCCTGAGGGTAGTGAGAGTGACATCACTCTAGACAAGAATTTTGGGTTCTCCAACTCGTTTGTGATCCATTATGAGCTTGGCGAGGAGGTAGGGCATGGTCATTTTGGGTATACTTGCTTAGCCAAGGCCAAGAAAGGCAACATGAAAGGCTAGGTTGTagccatcaaagttattcctaagTCTAAGCTTCAATCTCAACTTCTTAGTTTCAATCCTAAGCCATTTCTCATTCTTCCGTGGTATTTTATACCAATACTTCAGCTCTACAGTACAGGACTTTCTGACACTTAATCATTTGCCCATACATGTAGAAATTTTAAGTACACAGTAATGCAAAAGAGAATGTCTGCATATAAGTGTTCATGTACATTAGCATGCACACATTAGAGATACAAACACACACATaggagtgagcattcggttcaaaccgaactgaatcgaaccgaattaaattataaaaatcgaatcataaattttagaaaccaaactgAACCGAAATgagtgaaaaatcgaatcgaaccgaaccgttatatttcagttcggttcggtttaaatcgatcggtttgattttttattgattttttaatttagacttgattttcaagttatttgatctaattttaactttggtttgaacctaataaccattaatcaatgaaattaaataattaatatatatatataattaaatataattcataaatttttcataaaaataaatcaattcaaaaatcgattcggttcaatttagtttgatttgact carries:
- the LOC110656081 gene encoding uncharacterized protein At1g66480; the encoded protein is MGNSIGRGRKAKVMKIDGETFKLKTPVTAWEVVKDYPGHVLLDSEAVKHFGIRAKPLEPEQELKPKKIYFLVELPKFPEENKEPSRTTRRVRSGIQMSAKDRLECLMLSRRSVSDLSIARPLSTQVPDGPGPVRVKMRLPKAQVEKLVEESKNEVEAAEKIVDLFMDNSGEVNGADVNRGQVQWRPELGSIGENIKPREKRVSFVPDEGEIQLAVASH